In Deinococcus irradiatisoli, the genomic stretch GGGCGGCGAGCTGCTCCTGAATTTTGCTGGCCGCCGTCTGGGCCTGTTGCATCTGCTTCATCAGCTTTCGCATGTCCATAGTCGTTTTGTTCTCCTTGAAGTTCACGCCGAAAGCCGGGAGCGAAGAAAGCTTCGTCGCCGGCTTTTCCTGACCTCCAGTTTAGCTTGAGCGGCGCCCGGCTTTCGCGCCGTTATTCACGGTTGGGCCTGGAGCTGATGGGCCGCGCTCAGCTGCCGCAGCCCGAACCGCAGCCGGAGCCGCAACTGCTGCCCGCGTCGCCGTCGCCGCCGCAGGAGGCGTCGCCAGCGCCGAAGTCGAACCAGCCCATTTCACCTCCGTCACCTGCTGCGTTCGGGTCACCTGTCCCGCCGGACCGGGCCGGGCGCCGGCACACCAGCCACACGCCCACCAGCAGCAGGGCCGCCAGCCCCCACACCCCGGACCAGAGCAGGGCCGCGCCGCCCAGCCCCCACAGCGCGGCGAGGGTCAGCCAACGCGCACTCTTGGGTCTTACGGCGCGGCGCGGGTCCGGCCAGATCGAGGCGTCGGGTTCACCGAAGCGGGCCCGGTACAGGCGCAGGGTCTCCAGATACTGCTGGGCATGGAGCGCGTCGCCGTCGGCCGGCCCGCTGGAAGGTTCGTGGTGCAGCGGTGCGGGCAACAGCGGCGTCAGGCGCAGCCAGTAATCGCGGGTGAAGGTCAGGTGGGCATGCCAGGCGGCGTCCACCGCCCGGCTGGGCGTCAGGCTGAGGCCGCTTTCGGTCGCCAGCAGCACGAAGCGGCGGTATTCCTCCAGCACCGCCAGGGTGTGCGCCGGGCTCCAGCCCTGCTCGCGGCGTAGGCGCTCGGCGAGGCCGGCGGGAAACGCGTAGTGGCGCAGGCGGTCTTCGGGCTGGGCGGGTTCGGGGAGCAGGAGAGGCGGCACTTGCAGCTGAGTTGCGGTCATCTGGGCCTCCGGAAAGGGGGTGGGCGTCGGTGGGCGGTCTGGAGTTGCCCTCATGCTGGCCGCGCCGTTTCAGCCGCCGGTCAGCCGCCGCTCAAGGCCGCCTTGAGGCAGGTCACAGCACCGTCAGCTGCCGCGCCCGTAGACTGATGAAGTTGCGGGCCGCCCTTCGTGTGAAGGCGGCCCGCTGTGGGTTCGGGAAGGTCAGGCGTGCTGGGGCATGCTGGCGGTGACTTCCGCGCCCACGCCGCTCTCGAAGCGCTGGAAGTTCTCGCGGAACATCCGCGCCACCTTGCGGGCCGCGGCGTCGTAGGCGGCCTGATCCTGCCAGGCTCCGCGCGGATTGAGCACCTGCGGCGGCACGCCCGGCATGGCGGTGGGAATCTCCAGACCGAAAAACGGCTCGCGCTCGAACGGTACGTCGTCCAGCGCGCCGCCGAGCGCCGCCGCGATCAGGGCGCGGGTATGGGCGATGCTCATGCGTTCCCCGACGCCGTACGGCCCGCCGCTCCAGCCGGTGTTGACCAGCCAGACCTTAGCGCCGCTTTCCCGCACCTTGTCGGCCAGCAGGCGGGCGTACGCGCCGGGGTGGCGCGGCATGAACGGCGCGCCGAAGCAGGTCGAGAAGGTCGGCTGCGGCTCCTTGATGCCGTCCTCAGTGCCGGGAATCTTGGCGGTGAAGCCGGAGATGAACTGGTACATCATCTGCTCGGGGCTCAGGCGCGAGAGGGGCGGCAGCACGCCGTAGGCGTCGGCGGTCAGGAACACCACATGGCGGGGCACCCCGGCCATGCCGCCCGGCACGTGGCCCACGATCTGCTCGATGGGGTAGGCGCTGCGGGTGTTGTCGGTCAGCGCGCTGCTGTCGAGGTCGAGGCTGCGGTCGGGGCGCACCACCACGTTCTCCAGCACCGTGCCGAAACGCCGGGTGGTGGCGAAGATGGCTGGTTCGGCGGCCTCGGACAGGCGAATCACCTTGGCGTAGCAGCCGCCCTCGAAGTTGAACACGCCGTCCTGGCTCCAGCCGTGCTCGTCGTCGCCGATCAGCGGGCGGGCCGGATCGGCGCTCAGGGTCGTCTTGCCGGTGCCCGAGAGCCCGAAGAAGAGGGCCACGTCGCCTTCCTGGCCCACGTTGGCCGAGCAGTGCATCGGCATCACGCCCTGGTCAGGCAGCAGGAAATTGAGCACGCTGAAGATGCCCTTCTTGTTCTCGCCGGCGTACTCGGTGCCGGCCACCAGGATCATCTTGCGGGTGAAATTGACCAGAATGGCGGTGTCGCTGCGCACGCCGTCGTCCTCACCGGCCGCCTTGAAGCCCGGCAGGTTGAGCACCGTCCATTCGGGCGTGAAGTTCTCGCGCTGCGCCTGACTTGGGCGCACGAACATGTTGTGCACGAACAGCGAGTGGTAGGCCATTTCCTGCACGAAGCGCACCGGCAAGCGGTAGCGCGGGTCCGAGCCGGCGTAGAGGTCCTGCACGAACAGCTCGCGCCCGCAGGCGTACTCGCTCATCCTGGAGAGCAGGCGCTCAAAGACTTCCGGCGTGGTGGGGGTGTTGAAACCTCCCCACCACACCGCGTCTTCGGTCAGGGCGTCCTTGACGATGAAGCGGTCCTTGGGACTGCGGCCGGTCTTGTTGGTGGTCACCGCCAGCGGCCCGCCTGCCGTGATGACGCCCTCGCCCAGCCGCAGGGCATGTTCGTAGAGTTCCGGCACGCTGGGGTTGTGGTGCACGGCGGCGCCCTCGATGCCCAGATCGGCGAGCAGGGCCGGTTCGGCCGGCGCGGCGTGGTGAAGCGGCTGGGTCGTGCGTTTGGGGGTGGTCGGGGTCATGGTGGCCCTCCTGTGGCGCGGCAATCCGAAGCTCGGGTAGGGGAAAAAGCTTGAAGCAGGGTGAACGCGGGGCCGGGTGCCGGGCGACCCGGGTTGTATACAACCTGGCAAATGCAACGTCTCAAACCCAGTCTGACCCGTGAAGCGCTTCCATTCCAAACCAGTTTGGTGTTACACAATTGGGAACAAGAAAAGCGCGTGCGCGTTTACCGGACGCAGGTTTCCCGGGCCGGGCTGGGTGTTCCTGATACACAAACCTCCGTTTGTGGCGACCTGGCTTTGGCATACTGCCAACATGCGCGACTACACGCCCGCCGACCGCCCCGCCTGCCTGATTCTGTTCGAGAGCAACCGGCCCCAGTTCTTCACCGAGGGCGAGCGCGCCGAGTACAGCGCGTTTCTGGACAAGGTCGAGGCTGGCGGCGAAGCCTATTTCGTGCTGGAGCGCGGCGGGGAGGTGCTGGCCTGCGGCGGCGTGGGCCTTCAGCGCGCCCCGGACCTGGCCTACCTCAGCTGGGGCATGGTGCGCGGCGACCGGCGCGGCACGGGCCTGGGCAAGGAGCTGACCCGCTTTCGCCTCGACTGGCTGCGGGCGCACTGGCCCGAGGTGCGGCAGGTCAAGATCGAGACCAGCCAGCACACCGAGGGGTTCTATGCCCGCTTCGGCTTCGAGGTGGCGGGCCGCGTTCCCGACGGGTTCGGGCCGGGCATCGATCAGGTGAGGATGGTGGCGGCGCTGTAGGTGTGGCGACCCGGGCATTTGCTCCGCAGCCCTGCGGCGTTCTAAACTAGAAGGCATGATCCGCTCTGCGCTTACCACCGGGGACGCCGCGACGAGTTGAGCGCCCTCGTTGCCCGCGTCCCCGGTGCTGAGCCGGGGCCTTTTTTTGTCTCGATTTCAGGAGTGACGCCATGACCCAGCCGGAACCTGCCGCCCAGACCATCAACATTCCCGAACCGCGCAGCGAGCGCTACAACCCCCACGCCATCGAAGCCAAGTGGCAGCGGCGCTGGGCCGACTCGGGGCTGTACACCTTCGACCCCGAGGCCCCCGGCGAGAAGTTCTACGCCCTGACCATGTTTCCCTACCCCAGCGGCAACCTGCACATCGGCCACTGGTACTCGTACTGCGCGCCCGACGCCCGCGCCCGCTTTCTGCGGATGAACGGGCGCAACGTCCTGTTTCCGATGGGTTTTGACAGCTTCGGCTTGCCGGCCGAGAACGCCGCCATCAAGAACAACGTCGATCCGCGTCAGTGGACCTACGCCAACATCGAGTACATGACCGGGCAGTTTCAGCGCATGGGCACCATGATCGACTGGAGCCGCAAGTTCGCCACCTCGGACCCGGAGTACTACCGCTGGAACCAGTGGTTTTTCACCGAGATGTTCAGGCGCGGCCTGGCCTACAAGCGCGACGGGCTGGTCAACTGGTGCCCCAAGGACCAGACGGTGCTGGCCAACGAGCAGGTCGTGAACGGACACTGCGAGCGCTGCGGCACCCAGGTCGAGCGGCGCAACCTGAGCCAGTGGTATCTGAAGATCACCGACTACGCCGACGAACTGCTGGATTTCGGCGGCACCGACATGCCCGAGCGGGTGCGCGCCATGCAGACCCACTGGATCGGCAAGTCGGTGGGCGCTGAGGTCGTGTTCGACACGCCCGCCGGCCCCGAAACGGTGTTCACCACCCGCCCCGACACCCTGATGGGCGCGACCTTTCTGGTGCTGGCCCCCGAGCACCCCAAGGTGGCGGCGCTGACCACGCCCGAACAGGCCGAAGCGGTGCGCGCCTACCTGGAAGTCGCCGGCGGCAAGACCGACGTGGAGCGCCAGCAGAGCACCGAGAAGACTGGCGTGTTCACCGGCAGCTTTGCCACCCACCCGATCACGGGCCACCAGTTGCCGATCTGGGTGGCCGACTACGTGCTGGTCAGCTACGGGACCGGCAGCATCATGGCGGTGCCGGCCCACGACGAGCGTGATTTCGCGTTTGCTAGGGCGTTCGGGCTGGAGATCGTGGAGGTGATTCGCCCGGAAGGCGGCGAGCCGATGGACGTGGGCAGCGAGAGCGCCTACACCGGCGAAGGCTTCATCGTCAACAGCGGCGAGTTCGACGGCCTGCCCGGTGGCAAGGCCAGCATCGCCGCCGTGATCGCCAAACTGGAAGCGCGCGGCGTCGCCCAAGCCAAGACCACCTTCCGCCTGCGCGACTGGCTGGTGAGCCGCCAGCGCTACTGGGGCACCCCGATTCCGATCGTGTACTGCCCCGAGCACGGCGCGCAGGCGGTGCCGGAAAGTGAATTGCCGGTATTGCTCCCCGACAACGTCCACTTCACGCCCACCGGTCAGAGTCCGCTGAAGCAGGACGCGGCGTTCCGGCGGGCCAAGTGCCCCGTCTGCGGCGGCGAAGCCGAGCGCGATACCGACACCATGGACACCTTCGTGGACAGCAGCTGGTACATGTACCGCTTCACCTCGCCGCACTTCGACGTAGGGCCCTGGGACAAGGCGGCGGCCGACGCCCTGATGCCGATCGATCTGTATACCGGCGGCATTGAGCACGCCATCTTGCACCTGCTGTACAGCCGGTTCTGGACCAAGGTGGCGCGCGACATGAACCTGACCGAGATTTCCGAGCCGTTCAAGGTGCTGCGTAACCAGGGCATCATCCTGGGCCCCGACAACGAGAAGATGAGTAAGAGCCGGGGCAACGTCATCGACCCCGACGATCTGGTGCGCGAGTACGGCGCCGACGTGGTCCGCACCTACCTGGCCTTCATCGCGCCCTGGGAAGTCGGAGGGCCGTGGGACCCCAGCGGCATCAACGGCCCGGCCAAGTGGCTGGGGCGGGTCTGGGCGCTGTATTTCGACAAGGTCAGCGGCCCGGCCGAGCAGGTCAGCGAAGCCGACTTGCGCTACGCCGTGCACAGCACCCTGAAGAAAGTCACTGGTGATTTCGAGCGCTTGAGCTTCAACACCATCGTGGCGGCCCTGATGGAACTGACCAACACGCTGGTCAAGGCCAAGCGCTCGGAGGTGGCCCACACGCCGGCCTGGGACGAAGCGCTGAACATCTTCAACCTGATGCTGGCGCCGCTGGTGCCGCACGTCGCCGAGGAGATCTGGCACGAGCGCGGACAGAGCGCCAGCGTGCATGTGCAAGGCTGGCCCGCCGTGGACGAGCAGGCCGCCGTGCGCGACAGCGTGGTCATCGGCGTGCAGGTCAGCGGCAAGGTGCGCGGCGAGGTCGAGATTTCCAAATCGGCCAGCCAGGAGGAGGCCATTGCCGCCGCCCGTGCCAACCCCGACATCGCCAAGCACCTGGAAGGCAAGCAGACGGTCAAAGAAGTCTACGTGCCGGGGCGGATCATCAATATCGTTGTTCGGTGAAGCGAAGGGGGCGGCGGGTGCAGTTTCGAGGGCCGCCTAACTCCTTCACTCCCCAGGCGATCAGCTCGCTGAGATTCAGGGGCGACCAGGCGGTTTGCGTCGGGTCGCTCCTCTGGCCGACGTTTGGCTGGCCTTCAGGGCATTCCAGCCTCTCTATAGCCTGACATCCATGCTGGGGTCCGTCTGGAAATCGCTGCTGACGCTGTCGAATATAAAGTACAACTTGCCTTGGAGCGTCACCGACTCATTAGCCCATACCAGAAAGAGCGTGCCGAGGTGTTCCGAGCGTGCCCCTCACGGCGCCGGCCCGACGGGGTTAAGGCTGCAAAATCGCAGCGACATCCCAGCGACCGATTCAGCTCCGCAGCAGGTAGGGCGCCATCAGTTTATAGAGATCGTCGGCCTCAATCTGGCGCTTGGCGTCGATCTGCAGTAGCGGCAGGTGGGCGCTGCGAAAGGCCAGGGCGATCATGGCCGGATCATCGGGCGGCCCGCCGGGTCCGGTGTGCTTGGCAGACCCGTTTTCGAGCATCAGCCCCAGCACCGGCTGGAATTCCGGCATCTCGACCACCAGAAACCCGACCGAGTGTTCGGCCAAGCGGCTGAGGTTCAGCCCGGGAACCGGCGCGGTGAACTGAAAGATGGTGTCGAGCCGGGCCTTGGGAAACACCCGGAAGGAACTGCCGGCCAGCGTGGCGAGCAGCTCGGCGTAAAAAATGCCCTCGCCGGGGGCGAAGAAATACTGGCGGGTCTTGAGCGGTAGGGCGTCGGGCGGCGTAAAGCTGCTGCGGGCGCTCAACCGGAACTGGGGCGGCGGTTGTGCGTCGTGGGCGTCGTCATAGGTCACTTCGCCGACCGTTTGACCTCCCGAAAGTTCCAGGCCCAGCGGCCGCCTGAATTTCCACAGTGCCCACGACACGGCGGTGAGAGCGAGCACGAGAAAGACCAAGGCCATGGCCCTCACCGTACTGTCCGGTGTCTTGCAATTTGCTTGCAAGCTTCTGGTCTGCCCCCGAAGATTCAAGAAAGCATTCAGGCGTAGTGGTGCGGGGCGGTCTTACCAGTCTGCGCGTGGGTTTGCTGGCCGACAACGGCGTCAGTGTGAATAAAAAAGAGCTGGTCTTGCCGTTGGCGTTCACTGGGCAGCAGCGGCTCGTCGCGACACCGCCGAGGTGGTGACAGCTCTGTTCAAGAGCAGCTCGCTAGAAATCACCAGGATCGCGATCTGCCGGAGGGTTGCCTCGGCAGGCAGGAGCAACACTGAGGCACCGAGAGAATTAACGACCTCGCCTCGGCCGGCGCGCCGAGGGTCAGGCCTGACATGGCCAATAGACACCGCGCATCGACACCTGCTGCAGTCTTCATGGCCGGCCCGTTAACATGACCGGCGTGCTGGCCGTGATGATCGTTGTGGGCACCGTGGCGCTGGTGATCTGGCAACCGCCGGGGCTGGGTCCGGCCCGCGCCGCGACCCTCGGCGCGCTGGCCGCGCTCCTGGCCGGGGTGGTTCACTTCTCGGACCTGCCGGGCCTGTGGCAGGCGACCTGGAACGCCACCCTGACGCTGGTGGCCCTGATCGTGCTGAGCCTGCTGCTCGACGCCTGCGGACTGTTTCGTTTCGCCGCCCTGCATGTGGCGCGCTGGGGCGGCGGCTCGGGCACGCGGCTGCTGGCGTT encodes the following:
- a CDS encoding glycine-rich domain-containing protein gives rise to the protein MTATQLQVPPLLLPEPAQPEDRLRHYAFPAGLAERLRREQGWSPAHTLAVLEEYRRFVLLATESGLSLTPSRAVDAAWHAHLTFTRDYWLRLTPLLPAPLHHEPSSGPADGDALHAQQYLETLRLYRARFGEPDASIWPDPRRAVRPKSARWLTLAALWGLGGAALLWSGVWGLAALLLVGVWLVCRRPARSGGTGDPNAAGDGGEMGWFDFGAGDASCGGDGDAGSSCGSGCGSGCGS
- the leuS gene encoding leucine--tRNA ligase, with translation MTQPEPAAQTINIPEPRSERYNPHAIEAKWQRRWADSGLYTFDPEAPGEKFYALTMFPYPSGNLHIGHWYSYCAPDARARFLRMNGRNVLFPMGFDSFGLPAENAAIKNNVDPRQWTYANIEYMTGQFQRMGTMIDWSRKFATSDPEYYRWNQWFFTEMFRRGLAYKRDGLVNWCPKDQTVLANEQVVNGHCERCGTQVERRNLSQWYLKITDYADELLDFGGTDMPERVRAMQTHWIGKSVGAEVVFDTPAGPETVFTTRPDTLMGATFLVLAPEHPKVAALTTPEQAEAVRAYLEVAGGKTDVERQQSTEKTGVFTGSFATHPITGHQLPIWVADYVLVSYGTGSIMAVPAHDERDFAFARAFGLEIVEVIRPEGGEPMDVGSESAYTGEGFIVNSGEFDGLPGGKASIAAVIAKLEARGVAQAKTTFRLRDWLVSRQRYWGTPIPIVYCPEHGAQAVPESELPVLLPDNVHFTPTGQSPLKQDAAFRRAKCPVCGGEAERDTDTMDTFVDSSWYMYRFTSPHFDVGPWDKAAADALMPIDLYTGGIEHAILHLLYSRFWTKVARDMNLTEISEPFKVLRNQGIILGPDNEKMSKSRGNVIDPDDLVREYGADVVRTYLAFIAPWEVGGPWDPSGINGPAKWLGRVWALYFDKVSGPAEQVSEADLRYAVHSTLKKVTGDFERLSFNTIVAALMELTNTLVKAKRSEVAHTPAWDEALNIFNLMLAPLVPHVAEEIWHERGQSASVHVQGWPAVDEQAAVRDSVVIGVQVSGKVRGEVEISKSASQEEAIAAARANPDIAKHLEGKQTVKEVYVPGRIINIVVR
- the pckA gene encoding phosphoenolpyruvate carboxykinase (ATP); the encoded protein is MTPTTPKRTTQPLHHAAPAEPALLADLGIEGAAVHHNPSVPELYEHALRLGEGVITAGGPLAVTTNKTGRSPKDRFIVKDALTEDAVWWGGFNTPTTPEVFERLLSRMSEYACGRELFVQDLYAGSDPRYRLPVRFVQEMAYHSLFVHNMFVRPSQAQRENFTPEWTVLNLPGFKAAGEDDGVRSDTAILVNFTRKMILVAGTEYAGENKKGIFSVLNFLLPDQGVMPMHCSANVGQEGDVALFFGLSGTGKTTLSADPARPLIGDDEHGWSQDGVFNFEGGCYAKVIRLSEAAEPAIFATTRRFGTVLENVVVRPDRSLDLDSSALTDNTRSAYPIEQIVGHVPGGMAGVPRHVVFLTADAYGVLPPLSRLSPEQMMYQFISGFTAKIPGTEDGIKEPQPTFSTCFGAPFMPRHPGAYARLLADKVRESGAKVWLVNTGWSGGPYGVGERMSIAHTRALIAAALGGALDDVPFEREPFFGLEIPTAMPGVPPQVLNPRGAWQDQAAYDAAARKVARMFRENFQRFESGVGAEVTASMPQHA
- a CDS encoding GNAT family N-acetyltransferase, producing MRDYTPADRPACLILFESNRPQFFTEGERAEYSAFLDKVEAGGEAYFVLERGGEVLACGGVGLQRAPDLAYLSWGMVRGDRRGTGLGKELTRFRLDWLRAHWPEVRQVKIETSQHTEGFYARFGFEVAGRVPDGFGPGIDQVRMVAAL